The Fibrobacter sp. sequence AAAGAAAAAAAAGATAGAAAAAATCACTGCCCAAAGGAAAACTTTCTGGGGTTATCCCATATTCCTTCTTTCTGTCCTTTTGGCTGTTTTCGCTGTGCATGCAAGCAGTATCTATTCCTTTTCCCGCTTCCCGTTTTTTTATCAGAAAGTGCTGCCTTACCTGGGGGCATCTTTATCGGTAATTGCCCTGTTTATAGGGCATCTTTCCTATCCCAGGGTTCACAATCTTAGGGTATACATGGCGGGTTATCTTACAGGGATGATTTGTTTCTGTTATTTTCTATTTGCCTGTGGCGAAATTGTGAATCTTCCCGGCGCGCCGCCACCGGGTTATTTCTCTGTGATTTGTTTACTGGGATTGATAAACTTTCTGTTTATTCCCCTTCTGCCTTCAACAGCAAAATACCGTCTTGCCCGCAGTTACACTCTTGCGGTGCTTGGGGTTGAGAGTGTACTGCTTCTGACCATGCGTTTTGCTCCCGGGGCACAGGGTTGGATATCAACGTTGGAGTTTAAAGGTGTTGAGGATTTGGGATTCTGGGTTGGGCCTCTTTTTTTCTTTGTGCTTACAGCTTTCAGCTTATGGCGCTTGCGTTATGACTTTTCTCTGGGAGGGTTGGTATCTGGTTGCGGGTTGATTTTTGCCCTGATTTGGACTTTTGGAATAGATGCTGACCGGATGGAGTCAACGCAGAGAATACTTTTCAGTATTGCTCCCTTTTTTTTGGTTATTGCGACATTAACACACTGGTTTTTCAGGATTGAAAACAGGGTTTCTTTTGATCCTCTGCTTCAGATTTATAACAGGGATTATTGCTCAAAGATAATCACGGAGCAGGCGAACATGAATGTGACCCCTCCTTTTGCTGTGGCAATGGTGGATATTGATCATTTCAAGAATGTTAATGATACCTATGGACATCAGGCAGGTGATGCGGTTTTGCATTCTGTAGCTCAGACACTGCTCAGGACACTTTCTCCGCAGGGAACTGTCTGCAGATATGGAGGAGAGGAACTGGCGGTATTTTTTCCACAGAAAACAACCTCTGAAGTGGTTCCGCTAATGGAAAGGGCGCGGGAGGAAATAGAAAAAAGTAAAACGGAATCGGGTAA is a genomic window containing:
- a CDS encoding GGDEF domain-containing protein; the encoded protein is MPGKKKKAEKKKKKKIEKITAQRKTFWGYPIFLLSVLLAVFAVHASSIYSFSRFPFFYQKVLPYLGASLSVIALFIGHLSYPRVHNLRVYMAGYLTGMICFCYFLFACGEIVNLPGAPPPGYFSVICLLGLINFLFIPLLPSTAKYRLARSYTLAVLGVESVLLLTMRFAPGAQGWISTLEFKGVEDLGFWVGPLFFFVLTAFSLWRLRYDFSLGGLVSGCGLIFALIWTFGIDADRMESTQRILFSIAPFFLVIATLTHWFFRIENRVSFDPLLQIYNRDYCSKIITEQANMNVTPPFAVAMVDIDHFKNVNDTYGHQAGDAVLHSVAQTLLRTLSPQGTVCRYGGEELAVFFPQKTTSEVVPLMERAREEIEKSKTESG